In Drosophila pseudoobscura strain MV-25-SWS-2005 chromosome 4, UCI_Dpse_MV25, whole genome shotgun sequence, the following proteins share a genomic window:
- the Nf-YB gene encoding nuclear transcription factor Y subunit B-1, which yields MSNSEDSQQYITDMMVKEEDEASGDESDKQDNGIMLREQDRFLPICNIIKIMKVPVPQNGKIAKDARECIQECVSEFISFISSEAIERSVAENRKTVNGDDLIAAFGNLGFDNYVEPLQIYLNKYRESNKADRNLFMDTNFAQNEDGSTTNEGAKP from the exons atgAGCAATAGCGAGGACTCCCAGCAATATATAACCGACATGATGGTCAAGGAAGAGGACGAGGCATCGGGTG ACGAATCGGACAAACAGGATAATGGAATTATGCTGCGGGAACAGGACCGCTTCCTGCCCATCTGCAATATTATCAAAATCATGAAGGTACCCGTGCCGCAGAATGGTAAAATCGCGAAAGACGCACGGGAGTGCATCCAAGAGTGCGTCTCCGAGTTCATATCCTTCATCAGCAGCGAGGCCATCGAGCGTAGTGTCGCGGAGAATCGCAAGACGGTCAATGGGGATGATTTGATAGCGGCCTTTGGCAATCTGGGCTTCGACAATTATGTGGAACCGCTGCAAATATACTTAAACAAGTACCGCGAG TCAAATAAAGCGGATCGGAATCTGTTTATGGACACGAACTTTGCCCAGAACGAGGATGGTTCCACGACAAACGAGGGTGCAAAGCCGTAG